A genome region from Numida meleagris isolate 19003 breed g44 Domestic line chromosome 14, NumMel1.0, whole genome shotgun sequence includes the following:
- the ALKBH2 gene encoding DNA oxidative demethylase ALKBH2 isoform X1: MDRFVVKRSAEEPRGDGKRPRLEEAAGGLPHPSQPCQEIRAHGLSLEYRLLFGRAEADAIFQQLEKEVEYFEGEQSKLHVFGKWHNIPRKQVTYGDPEITYTYSGVTFSPKPWIPVLNHIRDRLALDTGHTFNFVVINRYKDGEDHIGEHRDDEKELVPRSPIASVTFGACRDFVFRHCDSRGKNATRHIKPIRLQLAHGSLLMMKYPTNVYWYHSVPIRRRVLAPRINLTFRKMIAVDKKESILTT; the protein is encoded by the exons ATGGACAGATTCGTGGTTAAACGTTCTGCTGAGGAGCCTAGGGGCGATGGCAAGAGGCCCCGGCTggaggaggcggcgggcggccTGCCCCATCCCTCGCAGCCCTGTCAGGAGATCCGCGCCCATGGCCTGAGCCTCGAGTACCGCCTCCTCTTCGGCCGGGCCGAGGCTGACGCGATcttccagcagctggaaaaggagGTGGAGTACTTCGAAG GTGAACAGTCGAAATTGCATGTGTTTGGCAAGTGGCACAACATCCCCAGGAAGCAGGTGACCTACGGAGACCCCGAGATAACATACACTTACTCGGGTGTCACCTTTTCTCCTAAGCCATGGATCCCAGTTCTCAACCACATCAGAGACCGCCTTGCTTTGGACACGGGACatacttttaattttgttgttattaaCAG ATACAAAGACGGTGAGGACCACATAGGTGAACACAGAGATGATGAGAAGGAGCTGGTTCCACGCAGCCCTATTGCATCAGTGACCTTTGGAGCCTGCAGAGACTTTGTTTTCAGGCACTGTGATTCCAGAGGGAAGAATGCAACGCGGCACATTAAGCCCATCAGACTGCAGCTAGCCCATGGCAGCCTGCTGATGATGAAATACCCCACTAACGTGTACTGGTACCACAGCGTGCCCATCCGCAGGAGAGTGCTTGCTCCAAGAATCAACCTGACGTTTCGGAAAATGATAGCTGTTGACAAAAA GGAATCCATTCTGACTACCTGA
- the ALKBH2 gene encoding DNA oxidative demethylase ALKBH2 isoform X2 has product MDRFVVKRSAEEPRGDGKRPRLEEAAGGLPHPSQPCQEIRAHGLSLEYRLLFGRAEADAIFQQLEKEVEYFEGEQSKLHVFGKWHNIPRKQVTYGDPEITYTYSGVTFSPKPWIPVLNHIRDRLALDTGHTFNFVVINRYKDGEDHIGEHRDDEKELVPRSPIASVTFGACRDFVFRHCDSRGKNATRHIKPIRLQLAHGSLLMMKYPTNVYWYHSVPIRRRVLAPRINLTFRKMIAVDKK; this is encoded by the exons ATGGACAGATTCGTGGTTAAACGTTCTGCTGAGGAGCCTAGGGGCGATGGCAAGAGGCCCCGGCTggaggaggcggcgggcggccTGCCCCATCCCTCGCAGCCCTGTCAGGAGATCCGCGCCCATGGCCTGAGCCTCGAGTACCGCCTCCTCTTCGGCCGGGCCGAGGCTGACGCGATcttccagcagctggaaaaggagGTGGAGTACTTCGAAG GTGAACAGTCGAAATTGCATGTGTTTGGCAAGTGGCACAACATCCCCAGGAAGCAGGTGACCTACGGAGACCCCGAGATAACATACACTTACTCGGGTGTCACCTTTTCTCCTAAGCCATGGATCCCAGTTCTCAACCACATCAGAGACCGCCTTGCTTTGGACACGGGACatacttttaattttgttgttattaaCAG ATACAAAGACGGTGAGGACCACATAGGTGAACACAGAGATGATGAGAAGGAGCTGGTTCCACGCAGCCCTATTGCATCAGTGACCTTTGGAGCCTGCAGAGACTTTGTTTTCAGGCACTGTGATTCCAGAGGGAAGAATGCAACGCGGCACATTAAGCCCATCAGACTGCAGCTAGCCCATGGCAGCCTGCTGATGATGAAATACCCCACTAACGTGTACTGGTACCACAGCGTGCCCATCCGCAGGAGAGTGCTTGCTCCAAGAATCAACCTGACGTTTCGGAAAATGATAGCTGTTGACAAAAAGTGA
- the ALKBH2 gene encoding DNA oxidative demethylase ALKBH2 isoform X3, whose product MDRFVVKRSAEEPRGDGKRPRLEEAAGGLPHPSQPCQEIRAHGLSLEYRLLFGRAEADAIFQQLEKEVEYFEGEQSKLHVFAMDPSSQPHQRPPCFGHGTYF is encoded by the exons ATGGACAGATTCGTGGTTAAACGTTCTGCTGAGGAGCCTAGGGGCGATGGCAAGAGGCCCCGGCTggaggaggcggcgggcggccTGCCCCATCCCTCGCAGCCCTGTCAGGAGATCCGCGCCCATGGCCTGAGCCTCGAGTACCGCCTCCTCTTCGGCCGGGCCGAGGCTGACGCGATcttccagcagctggaaaaggagGTGGAGTACTTCGAAG GTGAACAGTCGAAATTGCATGTGTTTG CCATGGATCCCAGTTCTCAACCACATCAGAGACCGCCTTGCTTTGGACACGGGACatacttttaa